In Notolabrus celidotus isolate fNotCel1 chromosome 10, fNotCel1.pri, whole genome shotgun sequence, one DNA window encodes the following:
- the commd6 gene encoding COMM domain-containing protein 6 yields MHQKLFANQQQKSKKKKKKKSEISARVELSALDKALFDRGYFLNVTFISTLSKFRRGSVSIGISASLRTTYSLTEKMPAAEESHGVNKVVDDICTLTPDLLAEACQHILAYLQGHTRGVDSAEISDRFQRAGVRLEHEALQSMIRYLLLTFRSAGKSNLSGDDLVLKLEESSNKWPKASLQVVHRLWSEHGTSVHAQQELHAVLSISQLVDMQWKLGMAVSSDTCRSLNSPYVSLLLKIVEPSGQISHRSFEMTIPQFQNFHKQFKEMAAVMETV; encoded by the exons atgcaccAGAAGTTGTTTGCCAACCAACAACAAAaatccaagaagaagaagaagaagaagagtgagatTTCTGCAAGAGTCGAGCTGTCTGCTCTTGACAAAGCTCTGTTTGACAGAGGCTATTTTCTCAACGTAACATTTATTAGTACTTTATCTAAATTTAGGCGAGGAAGCGTCTCTATTGGAATCTCTGCCTCCCTGCGGACAACCTACAGCTTGACAGAGAAGATGCCAGCAGCAGAGGAATCACATG GTGTCAACAAAGTTGTCGACGACATCTGTACACTTACTCCAGATCTGCTGGCTGAGGCT TGTCAGCACATTCTGGCTTATCTACAAGGCCACACAAGAGGAGTAGATTCAGCTGAAATCTCTGAT AGATTTCAGAGAGCTGGAGTCAGACTGGAACATGAAGCACTACAGAGCATGATCAGATATCTGTTGTTGACTTTCAG GTCTGCCGGGAAGAGCAACCTCTCCGGGGATGATCTTGTGTTGAAGCTGGAGGAAAGCAGTAACAAGTGGCCTAAAGCTTCTCTTCAGGTGGTGCACAGGTTGTGGAGTGAACACGGAACGTCAGTGCACGCTCAGCAGGAGCTCCACGCCGTGCTCAGTATCAGCCAG TTAGTGGACATGCAGTGGAAGCTCGGCATGGCGGTGAGCTCTGACACCTGCAGATCTCTAAACTCCCCGTATGTGTCTCTTCTCCTGAAGATTGTTGAGCCATCAGGACAGATCAGTCACAGGTCTTTCGAGATGACCATCCCACAGTTCCAG AACTTTCACAAGCAGTTCAAGGAGATGGCCGCTGTTATGGAGACTGTTTGA